In Nitrospirota bacterium, a genomic segment contains:
- a CDS encoding alpha/beta hydrolase, with translation MPVQTVLVHNQRIAYLDVGEGPPVILIHGFGGSMWQWEYQQHALSQHFRVLTLDLPGSGLSDKPEIDYRPDQMLEYFVGFMDAVKIPHATLVGNSMGAGLAIGMALAHPTRVDKLVLIDGLPQQVMKKLTSPSVRRALETSAPSWLVSFGNLLFGGLMTESVLKEIVHDPTLLTPAVIDRSNRNRQRPGLIKPILSARENLPLWESGFARRIEEIIHPTLVIWGEEDRVFPIAVGKELHQTIKGSRFVSISGAGHIPQWERPNVVNQELIAFIEPSPLVQ, from the coding sequence ATGCCTGTCCAAACCGTCCTCGTCCACAACCAGAGGATCGCCTATCTGGATGTCGGCGAAGGACCGCCGGTCATCTTGATCCACGGATTCGGGGGATCGATGTGGCAATGGGAATATCAGCAACATGCACTATCGCAACATTTCCGCGTCCTCACCCTCGATTTGCCCGGGTCCGGGCTCTCCGATAAACCTGAGATCGACTACAGACCGGATCAGATGTTGGAATACTTTGTCGGATTTATGGATGCCGTGAAGATCCCGCATGCCACGTTAGTCGGCAACTCCATGGGCGCCGGATTGGCTATCGGTATGGCACTGGCGCATCCGACACGAGTCGACAAACTTGTCCTGATCGACGGGTTGCCACAACAGGTCATGAAGAAACTCACCAGCCCATCAGTCCGGCGGGCCTTAGAAACCAGTGCGCCATCCTGGCTCGTCTCATTCGGCAATTTGCTGTTCGGCGGACTGATGACCGAGTCCGTCTTGAAAGAGATCGTGCATGACCCGACTCTCCTCACACCGGCGGTCATCGATCGATCCAACCGAAACCGTCAGCGCCCGGGACTCATCAAACCCATCCTGTCCGCCAGAGAAAACCTTCCGTTATGGGAGTCGGGATTTGCCAGGCGCATCGAAGAAATTATTCATCCTACGCTGGTGATCTGGGGAGAAGAAGATCGGGTATTCCCCATCGCCGTGGGCAAAGAACTTCACCAGACCATCAAGGGGTCACGATTCGTCAGCATATCTGGAGCAGGACACATCCCGCAGTGGGAACGACCCAATGTAGTCAACCAGGAGCTCATCGCATTTATTGAACCCTCCCCTCTCGTGCAATAA
- the tenA gene encoding thiaminase II — MSFSNHLRQLDKPIWNKQLTHPFVVALGKGTLPERKFKYYILQDARFLGELSRVFAAGALRAPDSDSALRFAKLAEETITVERSLHENYGKRWRMTAKEMASVPMAPINYAYTRHMLTIAHTGSAAEITVVALPCAWIYCVVGQHLLKQGPPRNNHPYRDWLMLYASPEFAEVQRWMRKKVDQWAKSAGKEEKRRMEDAFVISSRYEWMFWEMAWNEETWPV; from the coding sequence ATGTCCTTCTCAAATCATTTGAGGCAACTCGACAAGCCGATATGGAACAAACAGCTCACCCATCCGTTCGTCGTGGCCTTGGGCAAGGGAACCTTGCCGGAACGCAAATTCAAGTACTACATTCTGCAGGACGCGCGGTTCCTCGGTGAGCTATCCCGTGTCTTCGCTGCCGGAGCGCTCAGAGCGCCGGACTCCGATTCCGCTCTCCGTTTCGCCAAACTCGCCGAAGAAACCATCACCGTGGAGCGGAGCCTACACGAGAATTACGGGAAGCGCTGGAGGATGACCGCGAAGGAGATGGCATCCGTGCCCATGGCGCCGATAAACTATGCCTACACCAGGCACATGCTCACCATCGCCCACACAGGCTCGGCAGCGGAGATCACCGTCGTCGCTCTCCCCTGTGCCTGGATCTACTGTGTTGTTGGGCAGCATCTGTTGAAACAGGGTCCGCCAAGGAACAATCATCCGTATCGGGACTGGCTCATGCTCTATGCCTCACCGGAGTTTGCCGAGGTACAGCGCTGGATGAGAAAGAAGGTGGACCAGTGGGCCAAGTCGGCGGGCAAGGAAGAAAAGCGGCGGATGGAAGACGCGTTTGTGATCAGTTCACGGTATGAGTGGATGTTTTGGGAGATGGCGTGGAACGAGGAAACCTGGCCTGTGTGA
- a CDS encoding substrate-binding domain-containing protein: MVARLLFSLSLSLLCTFGMGLVTRAEIAGNLTIAGNGPELSTIESLAHAFEKANPRAYLDIVWDGNSRPVQMVKSGQAHIAVTGTEEPGFSAIPIAWDGIGVLVHLSNFTKEVTKQQVADIFSGKTKLWSELGGPETKILVIDRPRNQNLRDAFESQLGISGRITGAAKTVGSDEQVVKTVVGTLPPLSAVAYLSLSQGLSVVSSGVAVRLLPIDKVEPEVPTVKDGRYPLRRPVLFLSKKGPNPLAEAFIQFVLSPAGQQLITETYVSINEK; the protein is encoded by the coding sequence ATGGTGGCGAGACTCTTATTCTCCTTAAGCCTGAGCCTCCTGTGTACCTTCGGGATGGGGTTGGTCACCCGAGCGGAAATCGCCGGGAACCTCACCATCGCTGGCAATGGGCCGGAGCTGTCAACGATCGAATCCCTCGCCCACGCGTTTGAAAAGGCCAACCCCCGGGCCTACCTTGATATCGTCTGGGACGGCAATTCGAGGCCAGTTCAGATGGTAAAATCTGGCCAGGCCCACATCGCCGTCACCGGAACTGAGGAGCCAGGCTTCTCCGCAATACCTATCGCGTGGGATGGCATCGGAGTCCTCGTACATCTCTCCAATTTTACGAAAGAAGTCACGAAGCAACAGGTGGCCGACATTTTCTCTGGAAAAACCAAGCTGTGGTCAGAACTTGGAGGCCCTGAGACGAAAATCTTGGTCATCGATCGGCCTCGAAACCAAAATCTCCGAGATGCCTTTGAGTCCCAGCTCGGTATATCCGGCAGGATCACAGGGGCTGCCAAGACTGTCGGTTCCGATGAACAGGTCGTCAAGACTGTCGTGGGAACACTACCGCCTCTCTCTGCGGTCGCCTACCTTTCCTTGAGCCAGGGATTGTCTGTCGTCTCAAGCGGAGTCGCCGTCAGACTTTTACCCATCGACAAGGTCGAGCCGGAGGTCCCTACCGTCAAAGACGGTCGTTATCCGCTCCGACGTCCCGTCCTTTTCCTATCCAAAAAAGGGCCGAATCCCCTGGCAGAAGCATTCATCCAGTTCGTTCTATCCCCTGCCGGTCAACAGCTCATTACCGAGACGTATGTTTCGATCAATGAGAAATAA
- the tpx gene encoding thiol peroxidase yields the protein MRAVYRTVIGAALCMTLGFTGCGSTGSTSFLYKDMTIAGGSAIAGEGQKVLYKGSPLVLSGTGIKVGDPLREVQLTQTDLSPIGITDTKGKGKVRIISVVPSLDTPVCEQQTHYLSEKNKGLDKMVELVTVSVDTPFAQKRFAQEARINNVTFLSDYKDAEFGKAYGLFIKGPHILARTVMVVDANNTVRYLQVTPELAQLPDMDKAFAVAKSLINQS from the coding sequence ATGAGGGCAGTATATCGAACGGTCATTGGCGCCGCACTCTGCATGACGCTCGGGTTCACCGGATGCGGAAGCACCGGCAGCACCAGTTTTCTCTACAAGGATATGACAATCGCTGGCGGTAGCGCCATAGCTGGTGAAGGCCAAAAAGTCCTCTACAAGGGAAGCCCCCTGGTGCTTTCGGGAACCGGCATTAAAGTCGGCGATCCCCTTCGAGAGGTGCAACTGACACAGACAGACCTCTCGCCGATCGGCATCACCGACACAAAGGGCAAGGGCAAGGTCAGGATCATCAGCGTCGTGCCGTCGCTCGACACCCCGGTGTGCGAACAGCAGACCCACTATTTGAGCGAGAAGAACAAGGGTCTCGACAAGATGGTTGAATTGGTAACCGTGAGCGTCGACACCCCCTTCGCGCAAAAACGCTTCGCGCAGGAAGCCCGCATCAACAACGTGACTTTTCTCTCGGACTATAAGGATGCTGAATTCGGAAAGGCCTACGGACTGTTTATCAAGGGCCCCCACATCCTGGCTCGTACAGTCATGGTGGTCGATGCCAACAATACCGTGCGATATCTGCAAGTTACCCCCGAACTGGCCCAACTGCCGGACATGGATAAAGCCTTCGCTGTCGCCAAGTCATTGATCAACCAAAGCTAG
- the accC gene encoding acetyl-CoA carboxylase biotin carboxylase subunit, with the protein MFKKILVANRGEIAMRIIRACRELNIATAAIYSEADSTGIYVKKADEAYMVGPGPVKGFLDSQQIVDLAQRIGADAIHPGYGFLSENSQFAQLCHTSGVTFIGPSPQAIDLMGSKIKARELARRIGVPIVPGTEGGITDITDALSFARDTGYPIMIKASAGGGGRGLRVVRSDTELRENMAVASREAQAAFGNGTVFLEKYIERPHHIEFQILADRHGNIIHLGERDCSIQRRHQKLIEIAPSLILTPRLRAEMGESAIAVAEAIEYDNAGTVEFLLDQDSRYYFMEMNPRLQVEHTVTEQITAIDIVRHQITIAAGIPLEISQQEVTLQGHAIQCRINAEDPKNNFRPCTGTVTAYLSPGGIGVRIDGAVYKDYTVPPYYDGLLAKLTVRGRTWEETVSRMRRSLEEYVLRGVKTTIPFMMEIMQDHDFMAGHFDTSYLETHPDLFNYHDFEQPEDLVLALSAAIAAYEGL; encoded by the coding sequence ATGTTTAAGAAAATTCTGGTCGCCAATCGCGGCGAAATCGCCATGCGGATTATCCGCGCCTGCCGCGAACTCAACATCGCTACCGCAGCCATCTACTCCGAAGCCGACTCGACCGGGATCTACGTCAAAAAAGCGGACGAGGCCTACATGGTTGGCCCGGGACCGGTCAAAGGTTTCCTGGATAGCCAACAGATCGTCGACCTGGCACAACGGATTGGCGCCGATGCCATCCATCCAGGCTATGGTTTTCTTTCAGAAAATTCACAATTTGCACAACTGTGCCACACCTCCGGTGTGACCTTCATTGGCCCATCACCCCAGGCCATCGACTTGATGGGAAGTAAGATCAAGGCCCGCGAGCTGGCCAGGCGGATCGGGGTTCCAATCGTCCCTGGGACCGAAGGCGGCATCACTGACATAACGGACGCTCTATCCTTCGCAAGGGACACCGGCTATCCCATCATGATTAAAGCCAGCGCAGGCGGCGGAGGACGCGGCCTCCGAGTCGTACGGTCTGATACGGAGCTTCGTGAGAACATGGCGGTTGCCTCACGGGAGGCCCAAGCTGCCTTCGGCAATGGAACAGTCTTTCTTGAAAAGTATATCGAGCGACCGCATCACATCGAATTTCAGATCCTGGCCGACCGGCACGGGAACATCATCCATTTGGGTGAGCGCGATTGCTCGATTCAGCGCCGGCATCAGAAACTCATCGAAATTGCTCCATCCTTGATTCTCACCCCGCGTCTGCGTGCCGAAATGGGTGAGTCGGCCATCGCCGTCGCCGAGGCTATCGAGTATGACAATGCCGGCACCGTCGAGTTTCTCCTCGATCAGGACAGCCGCTATTACTTCATGGAGATGAACCCTCGCCTGCAGGTGGAACATACCGTGACCGAGCAGATCACGGCGATCGATATCGTGCGCCATCAGATTACCATCGCAGCCGGCATCCCTCTGGAGATCTCGCAACAGGAGGTCACGCTCCAAGGCCATGCGATCCAGTGCCGCATCAACGCAGAAGACCCCAAAAACAACTTTCGTCCCTGCACCGGTACGGTCACAGCCTATCTCTCGCCTGGCGGGATCGGCGTACGTATCGATGGAGCAGTCTACAAGGACTACACGGTGCCACCGTACTATGACGGCCTCTTGGCTAAACTCACCGTGCGCGGCAGGACGTGGGAAGAAACTGTCAGCCGCATGAGACGATCGCTCGAAGAATATGTCTTGCGTGGGGTGAAGACCACGATCCCTTTTATGATGGAGATCATGCAGGACCATGACTTCATGGCAGGACATTTCGACACGTCCTATCTGGAGACGCACCCTGACCTGTTCAACTACCACGACTTTGAGCAGCCGGAGGATCTGGTGCTGGCGCTCTCTGCGGCCATTGCCGCCTACGAAGGGCTGTAA
- the oadA gene encoding sodium-extruding oxaloacetate decarboxylase subunit alpha, whose amino-acid sequence MTAKPKKKASKKQPSLQIEPAPGKPILITDVALRDGHQSLLATRMRTEDMLPIAQKLDAVGYWSLEVWGGATFDTCLRFLKEDPWERLRALRAAMPNTKLQMLLRGQNLVGYRHYADDVLERFIERSAANGIDVFRIFDALNDVRNVERAMREVKACGKHVEAAISYTVSPVHSVDRFVDMAKQLEDLGTDTLCIKDMAGLLSPLDAYHLIRRIKAAVTVPLHLHSHYTSGMASMTSLMAILGGLDMLDTSISPLAGGTSHPSTETLVASLRNSPYDTGLDLASFLPITEYFRTVRRKYRQFESEFTGVDAEILTSQIPGGMLSNLAAQLTEQNALDRMKEVLDEVPRVRKEMGYPPLVTPTSQIVGTQATLNVLTGERYKVITTETKNYFLGLYGRAPGPLDHDIMARAIGDDQPIKTRPADRLEPELEATRKDLPASAATVEDQLSFTLFPTIARDFFEAREKGDLTLEPLESFSSSGSAAATELHLAPAEFNVTVHGETYHVQVSGSGRKVDGRKPYYIRVNDKLEEVSLEPIQEILAGVPEAPDAGSGAKPKRPKPSKPGDVAPPMPGRVVKVLVMVKAVVKAGDPLLIIEAMKMESQVPAPIDGTVSAILVAEGDNVKTDETVIQLE is encoded by the coding sequence ATGACTGCAAAACCGAAGAAAAAGGCCAGTAAAAAACAGCCGTCACTGCAGATTGAGCCGGCGCCTGGCAAACCCATCCTGATCACCGACGTCGCCTTGCGCGACGGCCATCAGTCGCTCTTGGCTACACGCATGCGCACGGAGGACATGCTGCCCATCGCCCAAAAACTCGACGCTGTCGGCTATTGGTCGCTCGAAGTTTGGGGTGGCGCCACTTTCGACACCTGCCTCCGTTTCCTCAAAGAAGATCCCTGGGAACGGCTCCGTGCGCTACGGGCCGCCATGCCCAATACCAAGCTCCAAATGCTGCTCCGCGGTCAGAACCTGGTCGGATATCGGCACTATGCCGACGATGTGCTGGAACGATTCATCGAACGGTCCGCGGCGAATGGCATTGATGTCTTTCGTATCTTCGATGCATTGAACGATGTCCGCAATGTCGAACGGGCTATGCGAGAGGTAAAGGCCTGTGGCAAACATGTCGAAGCCGCCATCAGCTATACCGTCAGCCCCGTCCACAGTGTCGACCGTTTTGTCGACATGGCGAAACAGCTTGAAGATTTGGGAACCGACACGCTCTGTATTAAAGACATGGCCGGGCTCTTGTCGCCGCTCGACGCCTATCACCTTATCCGCCGAATCAAAGCAGCGGTCACGGTCCCGCTCCATTTGCATTCACACTACACCTCGGGAATGGCCTCGATGACCTCCCTCATGGCAATTTTGGGCGGTCTGGACATGCTGGATACATCCATCTCGCCCTTGGCCGGCGGCACCTCGCACCCCTCAACAGAAACACTGGTGGCCTCGCTGCGCAACAGCCCATACGATACGGGGCTTGATCTCGCGTCGTTCCTCCCGATCACCGAATACTTCCGCACTGTCAGACGCAAGTATCGGCAGTTCGAAAGCGAGTTTACCGGGGTCGATGCAGAGATCCTTACCTCGCAGATTCCCGGCGGTATGCTCTCGAATCTCGCCGCGCAATTGACTGAACAGAATGCGCTCGACCGGATGAAAGAAGTCCTGGACGAAGTGCCGCGCGTCAGAAAGGAGATGGGTTATCCCCCTCTCGTCACTCCTACCAGTCAGATCGTCGGAACCCAAGCCACGCTCAACGTCCTGACGGGCGAACGATACAAAGTCATCACCACGGAGACCAAAAACTACTTCCTCGGACTCTACGGACGGGCGCCGGGGCCCCTCGATCACGACATCATGGCCCGCGCAATCGGGGACGACCAGCCGATCAAGACGCGGCCCGCCGACCGCTTGGAGCCGGAGCTCGAGGCCACGAGAAAAGATCTCCCCGCCTCAGCCGCCACGGTGGAGGATCAGCTATCGTTCACCCTCTTCCCCACGATCGCGCGCGACTTCTTTGAGGCGCGCGAGAAGGGAGACCTGACGCTGGAGCCTCTCGAGAGCTTCTCCTCCAGTGGATCGGCTGCGGCCACCGAACTTCATCTTGCCCCGGCCGAATTCAACGTCACAGTCCATGGAGAAACCTACCATGTCCAGGTGTCAGGTTCCGGACGAAAGGTCGACGGACGCAAACCCTATTACATCCGGGTCAACGACAAACTCGAAGAAGTCTCGCTGGAGCCGATCCAGGAAATCCTGGCCGGCGTGCCGGAAGCCCCCGACGCCGGAAGCGGCGCCAAACCGAAACGGCCCAAGCCGTCCAAACCGGGAGACGTCGCTCCCCCGATGCCCGGTCGCGTCGTCAAAGTGCTCGTCATGGTCAAGGCTGTGGTCAAGGCCGGCGACCCCCTCCTGATCATCGAAGCCATGAAGATGGAAAGCCAGGTCCCAGCGCCGATCGACGGAACAGTCTCGGCGATCCTGGTCGCCGAGGGCGACAACGTGAAGACGGATGAGACAGTCATCCAGCTGGAGTAG
- the sthA gene encoding Si-specific NAD(P)(+) transhydrogenase, with translation MAHYDLLVIGTGPAGQKAAVQAAKLGKKVGIIERKEVVGGVSTNTGTIPSKALREAVLYLAGFRQRTLYGAEYRLKKTITIEDLAFRANHVIKNEIEIVQNQMARNGIDLIYGEASFIDPHRINIQRAGTTTEHRAHVIVIAVGTKPARPADIPFDKDTIIDTDGLLTLKHLPTSMVIVGGGVIGTEYASILAMIGVPVILIDKRPRLLEFVDAEIIAALQKQMTAIGVTIYHEEEVVAIRKNTDGQVTVSLTHTPPISTSTLMYAIGRVGATKRLNLDAVGLTPDTRGRLVVNDHFQTAIPHIYAVGDVIGFPALASTSMQQGRHASCHAFGHPDHTDTDLLPYGIYAIPEISMVGRTEEELTKAEVPYGVGIAHYREIARGQLIGDETGMVKLLFHRHSRALLGVHAMGEGATELIHIGQAVMAFQGRIDYFIDTIFNYPTLAECYRVAALDGINRLPRPWIPHR, from the coding sequence ATGGCCCATTACGATCTTCTTGTCATAGGGACCGGGCCCGCCGGCCAGAAGGCTGCGGTTCAGGCGGCCAAGCTCGGCAAAAAAGTCGGCATCATCGAGCGCAAAGAAGTCGTCGGCGGTGTCAGTACCAACACCGGCACCATCCCCAGCAAAGCCCTCCGCGAAGCGGTTCTCTATCTCGCAGGATTTCGCCAGCGCACCCTGTACGGAGCCGAATATCGACTGAAAAAGACGATCACGATCGAAGATCTCGCCTTTCGTGCCAACCACGTCATCAAGAATGAGATTGAAATCGTGCAGAATCAGATGGCGCGTAACGGCATCGATCTGATCTATGGGGAAGCCAGCTTCATCGACCCCCATCGGATCAATATTCAACGGGCCGGCACAACCACAGAACACCGCGCGCACGTGATCGTCATTGCCGTTGGAACGAAACCGGCTCGGCCGGCTGATATTCCCTTCGACAAGGATACCATCATCGATACAGACGGGTTACTCACGCTCAAACACCTTCCAACATCGATGGTCATAGTCGGCGGCGGCGTGATCGGTACAGAATACGCGTCGATCCTGGCCATGATAGGCGTGCCGGTTATTCTGATCGACAAGCGACCGCGCTTGCTGGAATTTGTCGACGCCGAGATTATTGCCGCTCTGCAAAAACAGATGACCGCGATCGGCGTGACGATTTACCATGAAGAAGAAGTGGTCGCGATCCGAAAAAATACCGATGGCCAGGTGACGGTCTCGCTGACGCACACACCACCGATCAGCACTTCAACGCTCATGTACGCGATCGGCCGCGTCGGCGCAACGAAACGCTTAAACCTTGATGCTGTCGGCCTTACACCTGACACACGAGGCCGCCTGGTCGTAAACGACCATTTCCAAACAGCAATTCCCCATATCTACGCTGTCGGCGACGTGATCGGCTTTCCGGCCTTGGCCTCGACATCCATGCAGCAAGGACGCCATGCCTCCTGCCATGCCTTTGGCCACCCCGACCACACCGACACGGACCTCCTCCCCTACGGCATCTATGCTATTCCGGAAATCTCGATGGTGGGGCGGACCGAAGAAGAGCTGACCAAGGCAGAGGTCCCCTATGGGGTCGGCATCGCACACTATCGAGAAATCGCTCGAGGACAGCTCATCGGCGATGAGACCGGGATGGTGAAGCTGCTTTTCCATCGCCACAGCCGAGCGCTTCTGGGTGTCCATGCCATGGGTGAAGGGGCTACAGAGCTTATTCACATAGGGCAAGCCGTCATGGCGTTCCAGGGAAGGATCGACTACTTCATCGATACCATCTTCAATTACCCGACATTGGCAGAATGCTACCGGGTCGCTGCGCTCGACGGCATCAATCGTTTGCCGAGGCCCTGGATACCGCATCGGTGA
- a CDS encoding IPT/TIG domain-containing protein, whose amino-acid sequence MQKRKALWLMSLGFFIVSASASPIAVSYAEEPGAMVDGAGFTLYGTESIKGFDAGKVERDPVCDQSKRPRISKVEPDEARPGDKVVITGENFGTKECFHAVTFSSASNKSVEFKFMSDSAIEATVPDAKAGMSFVIIVAGGGSAQSKPVLIKSK is encoded by the coding sequence ATGCAAAAGAGGAAAGCGTTGTGGTTGATGTCACTGGGATTCTTTATAGTGTCGGCGTCGGCGTCGCCCATCGCCGTCTCTTACGCAGAGGAGCCAGGCGCCATGGTTGACGGCGCAGGATTCACTCTCTACGGTACAGAATCGATCAAGGGGTTCGATGCCGGAAAAGTCGAACGAGACCCTGTCTGCGATCAGAGTAAGCGCCCGCGAATCTCCAAAGTCGAACCGGATGAAGCCAGGCCTGGGGATAAAGTTGTCATCACGGGCGAGAATTTTGGCACAAAGGAGTGTTTTCATGCAGTGACCTTCAGTTCGGCCTCAAATAAGTCTGTGGAATTCAAGTTTATGAGCGACTCGGCGATTGAAGCAACGGTACCGGATGCAAAAGCGGGGATGTCGTTCGTGATTATCGTCGCAGGCGGCGGAAGCGCCCAGTCAAAACCGGTCTTGATCAAGTCCAAGTAG
- the thiD gene encoding bifunctional hydroxymethylpyrimidine kinase/phosphomethylpyrimidine kinase — MKQVLTIAGSDSGGGAGIQADIKSMSANGVFAMSVVTAVTAQNTEEVTDVFELPTSIVAAQIDAVFDDFDVAAVKTGMLSSAAIVETVARMLKPQNVTNLVVDPVMISKSGHLLLKPDAINVIKGQLFPLALLVTPNIHEAQQLSGIEIKTLADARRAAKIIHGFGCKHVLIKGGHLPTDRATDLLYDGRFFNVFKGEFIDTPHTHGTGCTFASAIAAHLAQGKSVNDATQAAKTYLTEAIRHSLAIGHGTGPTNHFYFLQA, encoded by the coding sequence ATCAAACAGGTCTTGACGATCGCCGGTTCTGATTCCGGTGGGGGCGCGGGGATTCAAGCCGATATCAAATCCATGTCGGCAAATGGTGTGTTTGCCATGTCGGTGGTTACCGCTGTCACGGCGCAGAATACGGAAGAAGTGACCGACGTCTTTGAGCTGCCGACCTCGATCGTCGCAGCGCAAATCGACGCTGTGTTCGACGACTTCGATGTCGCAGCGGTCAAGACCGGTATGTTGTCCTCTGCCGCCATCGTCGAAACCGTGGCCAGAATGCTGAAGCCACAGAATGTGACGAACCTTGTCGTCGATCCGGTGATGATCTCGAAGAGCGGCCATCTGTTGCTCAAGCCGGATGCCATCAACGTCATCAAGGGGCAGCTTTTTCCCTTAGCGCTCCTCGTCACGCCGAACATCCACGAGGCCCAGCAACTATCCGGCATTGAAATCAAGACCCTCGCGGATGCCCGTCGCGCTGCCAAAATTATTCACGGATTCGGTTGTAAGCATGTGTTGATCAAGGGAGGCCATTTGCCGACAGATCGCGCCACTGATCTGCTCTATGACGGTCGATTCTTCAATGTGTTCAAAGGGGAATTCATCGATACCCCCCACACGCATGGCACTGGCTGTACCTTCGCCTCGGCAATCGCGGCCCATCTCGCACAAGGCAAATCTGTGAACGATGCAACCCAGGCAGCCAAGACTTATCTTACCGAAGCGATTCGCCATAGCCTGGCGATCGGTCATGGGACCGGTCCAACGAATCATTTCTACTTTTTGCAAGCCTAG
- a CDS encoding alpha/beta fold hydrolase: protein MEEQIVFNDSCNYRVSAILTAPDSGADRIVVLCHGFLSGKNSTTNKILTRMLTERGIATFRFDFFGHGDSDGPFEEITTTLAIQQTEAALDLVTARGYGRIGLVGSSFGGLVAILTAARRSDIACLALKCPVVDFAEELRLTLGSDELPRWQSTDTIPNIMGGPDRVRLRYDFYEDSLRQIAYGPAEQITVPTLIVQGEQDECVPLHQSRRLHEALKGPKRLILLPDADHQFTRGEDFHQMTTAINDWLVTHLTTTA, encoded by the coding sequence GTGGAAGAACAGATCGTTTTCAACGACTCGTGTAACTATCGCGTCTCCGCAATTCTGACGGCTCCCGACAGCGGGGCAGACCGTATCGTAGTCCTTTGTCATGGGTTTCTTTCCGGCAAGAACAGTACGACGAATAAGATCTTGACCCGCATGCTGACAGAACGAGGCATTGCCACGTTCCGCTTCGACTTCTTCGGACATGGGGACAGTGACGGACCCTTCGAAGAGATCACGACGACTCTGGCCATACAGCAAACCGAAGCAGCTCTGGATCTCGTGACCGCCAGAGGATATGGCAGAATCGGGCTCGTTGGCTCAAGCTTTGGAGGGCTCGTTGCCATCCTCACAGCGGCCAGGCGTAGCGATATCGCCTGCCTGGCCCTCAAATGTCCCGTGGTGGATTTTGCGGAAGAACTTCGCCTGACACTCGGATCGGATGAGCTGCCGAGGTGGCAAAGCACAGATACGATTCCCAACATCATGGGAGGACCGGATCGAGTCCGTTTGCGGTATGACTTTTACGAAGACTCCCTCCGGCAAATCGCCTACGGGCCGGCTGAGCAAATCACCGTACCGACATTGATCGTTCAAGGCGAGCAGGATGAATGTGTCCCCCTCCATCAAAGCCGGCGCTTGCATGAGGCCCTAAAGGGCCCGAAGAGGCTGATTCTCCTGCCGGACGCCGATCATCAATTCACTCGAGGAGAAGACTTTCACCAGATGACCACAGCGATCAACGATTGGCTCGTAACCCATCTCACAACAACGGCCTAA